The nucleotide sequence ACCGTAGTGCGGTGCCGCCGGGCCGGGTGGCACCGCTCCGGCAGAGCGGACCGGGATCAGTCCAGCCCGCGGACGATGTGCGCCTCGTCCTCGTGCTCCTCGACGTCGGCCCGCGTGGCGGTGCTCTCGGCGGTGTTCATCATGGCCTCCTCATGAGTGTCGGATGACGAATGGTGGACACAGGGGTGGACGCACGTCACCGGGTTTTGGTTGCTGTACCGGCTCATGGACCGATACAGATGCCCCGGCCGGGTGACTACCCGCCGATCCGGCCGGCCAGGTGGATCCGCTCCGGCTTGCCGGCGCCGCGGACCGCGAACCGCCACGCGTCCCCGTCGCGAGCGGTCACCAGCTCCGCGGCCGACGGGAGCAGCAGCGGCTTGCGGAACGTGACGTCGAAGGTCGGTGTGTCCGGCCACCTGCCCTCGAGTGCCGCGGCCACCCGCGCCGCGGTCCACATACCGTGCGCGATCGCCCGCGGGAAGCCCATCGCCTTCGCGGTGAGCGGGTGCAGGTGGATCGGGTTCACGTCACCGGAGACGGCCGCGTAGCGGCGTCCGATGTCACCGGGGACCCGCCACAGCGCGGCGGCCGGGCCGGTCGGCACCTCCGGGTCGGGGACCGCCGGGCCCTGCTCCACGGACGGCGCCCGCGACCCGCGGGACAGGTAGGTCGAGCGGCTCTCCCACACCGCCGTGCCAGCTGCTGACGCCACCCCGACCAGGTCGACCCGTGCGCCCTTCGGATGCGCGGTGAGGTGCTCGGCGTGCACCCGCACGTCGAGCGTCTCGGACACCCCGACCGGCCGGTGCACGGTGATCCGGTTGGCCAGGTGCACCAGGCCGGGCAACGGCAGCGGGAACGACCGCTCGGCCATCAGCGCGACCTGCAGGGGGAAGGTCAGCATGTGTGGGTAGGTGATCGGCAGCGTGTCGCCGACCCGGAACCCGCAGACCCGCGCGTAGTCGACCAGGTGCGCCGGGTCAACCTCGATCCCGCGGCGCACCAGCGCACGGTCCGGAAGGGTGGCCGCCCGACCGGGTAGCGCCGTCCGTACCGCCGCGGCGGCGTAGAGCGGGCCCAGCGCGGGCGGCCCGGACAGCTCGGTCACGTCGGTGTCGCCCGCCATCTCAGGCCCCCAGCATGGACTGGCCGCAGACCCGCACGATCTGCCCGTTGAGCCCGCCGGACTCGGCGCGGCCGAACCAGCCGATCGCCTCGGCGACGTCGACCGGCAGCCCGCCCTGGCGCAGCGAGTTGATCCGGCGGCCGCCCTCGCGGGTGGCCAGCGGCATCGTCGCCGTCATGTCGGTCTCGATGAATCCCGGCGCGACCGCGTTGATCGTGGCTCCGCGCTCGGCGAACCGCGGGGCCAGCGCGCGCACCATCCCGATCACCCCCGCCTTGGAGGCGGCGTAGTTGGTCTGCCCGCGGTTGCCCGCGATCCCCGACTGCGACGACACACAGACCACCCGGCCCGCCTCGCGCAGCGGCGACCCGCCGGCCAGCAGCGCGTCGTTGATCGCCAGCTGGGCACCCAGGTTCACCGCCAGCACCGCGTCCCAGCGGTCGGCGGTCATGTTCGCCAGCAGCTTGTCCCGGGTGATGCCGGCGTTGTGCACCACCAGGTCGACGCCGCCGTGCCGGTCGGCCAGGTGCGTGAGCAGCCGGTCGGCGGCGTCCGCGGCGGTGATGTCGAGCTGCAGCGCGGTGCCGCCGGTGCGGTTCGCCGTGTCCGCGAGCCGCTGCCCGGCGGCCGGGACGTCGACCGCGACGATCGTCGCCCCGTCCCGGGCCAGCGTGTCGGCGATCGACGCGCCGATCCCGCGGGCGGCCCCGGTGACCACGGCGACCCGCCCGGCGAGCGGCCGCTCCTCGGCCAGCGGGTCGTCCACCTCGGCGGGCTCCGGCAGCACACCGATCGGGGCGGCCACGTGCACCACCTGACCGTCGACGTAGGCGGACCGCGCCGAGAGGAAGAACCGCACCGAGGAGTCGATCGCCACCGGTGGGGCGCCCGCCGCGACCACCACCAGGTTCGCCGTGGCCCCGGCGCGCAGCTCCTTGGCGACCGAGCGCACCAGCCCGTCCAGCGCCTGGGCCACCGCGGCCGCCTCGGCACCACCGGACTCGAACGCGTCCGCGGGCTCGGCGCCGATCAGCAGCAGCCGGCCCGACGGGCCCAGTTTGCGCACCGCGGGCGTCAGGAGCTGCTGCGCCGCAGCGAGATCGGCCAGTGTGCGAGCTTCCGACAGATCGACGACGACGCCGTGCAGCCGCTCTTCTCCGGCCGCGCCGACGACGGGCTGCCCGTTCTCCTCGACGAACGCGGCGACGGCCTTCGCGAACCGGCCACCGGCCCCGCCGGCCGAGGCCACCAGGACCGGGCCCGCGAGCAGCGGATCGCCCGGACGGTGCCGGCGCAGCACGGGCACCCTCGGCACCCCCAGCTGCTTCGCGATACCGGTGTTGGACAGGGACGCCAGCACGTCGTTCACTTCTTCGCCTCCAGGATCGCGACGACGCCCTGGCCGCCCGCGGCGCAGATCGAGATCAGGCCGCGCTGGTCGCGGCCCTCGGTGTCGGCCCTCTCCCGCAGCAGCTTCGCCAGGGTGGCGACGATCCGCCCGCCGGTCGCCGCGAACGGGTGCCCCGCGGCGAGCGATGAGCCCGCGACGTTGAGCTTCGCGTCGTCGATCGCGCCCAGGGGGGCGTCGCGGCCGAGGCGCTCCTTGCAGAACCGGGCGTCCTCCCAGGCCTTGCGCTGCACCAGCACCACCGAGGCGAACGCCTCGTGGATCTCGTACAGGTCGAAGTCCTGCAGGGAAAGGCCGTTGCGCTCCAGCAATCGCGGGACGGCGAACACCGGAGCGGTGAGCAGGCCGTCCGGTCCGTGCTGATGGTCGGCTCCGCGAGCTCCGCCTCCGTGCTGATGGTCGGCTCCGCAAGCTCCGCCTCCGTGCACGTAGTCCACCCCGCTGGTCTCGGCGTCCACGACGTGCGCGAGCACCGGCAGCCGGTGCTCGGCGGCCCACTCGTCGGAACCGAGCAGCACCAGCGCGGCGCCGTCGGTCAGCGGGGTCGAGTTGCCCGCCGTCATCGTGGCGTCCGGGCCCTTGCCGAAGACCGGCTTCAGCTTCGCGAGCTTGTCCACCGACGAGTCGGCGCGCAGATTGTCGTCCCTGGTCAGCTTCAGGTACGGGGTGAGGAGATCGTCGAAGAACCCCCGCTCGTAGGCGGCCGCCAGGTTGCGGTGGCTGCGCACGGTCAGCTCGTCCTGCTCGGTGCGGCCGATGCCCCACTCCAGCGCGGTGCGGGCGGCGTGCTCGCCCATCGACAGTCCGGTCCGCGGCTCGGAGTTCTGCGGGATCTCCGGGACGATCTGCCCCGGCCGCAGCTGCCCGACCAGCTTGAGCCGGTCGAGCGGCGTGCGCGCCGCGTTGAGCTTGACCAGGACCCGGCGCAGATCGTCGTTCAGCGCGATCGGGGCGTCCGACGCGGTGTCCACGCCGCCCGCCACACCGGACTCGATCTGCCCGAGGGCGATCTTGTTGGCGACCGCGATCGTCGCCTCCAGGCCGGTGCCGCAGGCCTGCTGCACGTCGTAGGCGGCGGTCGCCGGGTTCAACCGGGAGCCGAGGACCGCCTCCCGGGTCAGGTTGAAGTCTCGCGAGTGCTTGAGCACCGCCCCCGCCACGACCTCGCCGAGCCGCTCGCCCGCCAGCCCGAACCGGGCCACCAGGCCGTCCAGGGTCGTGGTGAGCATGTCGAGATTGGACGCGCCGGCGTACGCGCGGTTGGCCCGGGCGAACGGGATCCGGTTGCCGCCGATGACGGCGGCCCGCCGAGTGCTGGCTGGCATGAGGTCGTCCCTTCTGGGGTAGGACCGGTGAGCTGGGAAGTGGTGGTCGCGATTACCACCGGGTAGCCGATACTCAAGGTACACGGTACTGTTGGTTTCGTGAAGGTGGGACGAGACAGGCGGGACAGCCGGTGGGACGCGCACCGCGAGCAGCGGCGCGTCCAGCTCGTCGCGGCCGCCATCGGCGCCATCCGCCACCAGGGGGCCGGCCTCGGGATGGACGAGATCGCCGCCGCGGCCGGAACCAGCAAGACCGTCATCTACCGGCACTTCGGCGACCGCAGCGGCCTCTACGCGGCGATCTGCGAGTCGGTCGCCGACGTGCTGCTCACCGAGGTCCGCCGGGCCACCGCCGACGCGCTGGCCGATCCGGCGGGTGGCCCACGGGCCGCCGTCGGCGCCGGCATCGACGCCTATCTACGGCTGATCGAGATCGACCCGGAGCTCTACCGGTTCGTGGTACACCGGCCGCTGCTCTCCCAGGGCCCGGCCGCCGGCCGGCGCGCCCCCCGGGATGACGGCAGCACCGACCCGGTCAACGACCTGGTCACCGTGATCGGCGACGAGATCGCCACCGTGATCGGCGCCCACGTCACCGGCGACGACGGCCCGTCCGCCGCCCGGATCTGGGGGCACGCGATCGTCGGCCTGGTCCGCGGCGCCGCCGACGACTGGCTGGCCCGCCCGGACGGCACCACCCGCGACCGGCTCACCGCCCACCTCACCGACCTCGCCTGGTCCGGACTCTCCGGCCTGGCACCGCACGTGCAGGAGGTTCAGAAATGACCCCGACAGGCACCCTTCCCGCACCGGACCGGATCCCGGCGGACGCGCTGCGCGACGTCGTCGACGGCCGCTGGGCCGACGTCCGGCGCGAGACCCGCGACCAGCTGGCCACCGCAGGCGTACTGGCCGATCCGGACGCGTCGTCCGAGGAGTACCGCGCCCGGATCACCGAGGCGCTCAAGATCCTGACCGCCTCCGGGCGCCCGCACAGCGGGTTCGCCCCGTCGGTCGGCGGGCGCGGCGACGTGGGCGGCGTCGTCACCGCGTTCGCGATGCTCGCCTACGGCGACCTGTCGCTGCTGGTGAAGGCGGGCGTCCAGTGGGGGCTGTTCGGCGGCGCCGTGCAGGTGCTCGGCACCGAGGGGCACCACGAGCGGTACCTGCGCCGGATCGTCGACGGCGAACTGCTCGGCTGCTTCGCGATGACCGAGACCGGGCACGGCTCGGACGTGCAGCACCTGCACACCACCGCCACCTACGACCGGGCGAGCGGCGAGTTCGTGGTGCACACGCCGTACCCGCAGGCGCGCAAGGAGTACATCGGCAACGCGGCCCGCGACGGCCGGATGGCCGTGGTGTTCGCCCAGCTCGTCACCGACGCGGGGACCCACGGCGTGCACGCCTTCCTGGTCCCGATCCGGGACTCCGACGGCAACCCGGCGGCCGGCGTCACGATCGGCGACGACGGCCGCAAGGCGGGCCTCAACGGCGTCGACAACGGGCGGCTGAGCTTCGAGCGGGTCCGCATCCCGCGGGAGAACCTGCTCAACCGGTTCGCCGACGTCGCCGAGGACGGGACCTACTCCTCGCCGATCGAGAACGAGACGGCCCGGTTCTTCACCATGCTGGGCACCCTGGTGCGCGGCCGGATCTCGGTGGCCGGCGGCGCGGGCGGGGCGACCCAGAAGGCGCTCGCGCTCGCCGTCCGGTTCGGGGAGCGGCGCCGGCAGTTCTCGAACCCGTCGACCGGCGAGGAGATCGCAGTCCTCGACTACCTCGCCCACCAGCGCAAGCTGCTCCCGGCGCTGGCGACGACCTTCGCGCTGCACTTCACGCAGGAGAGCCTGGTGTCGCGGATGCACGACATCCAGGCACCCGGCGCCGCCCCGGTCGGTGCCCGCGAGCAGCGCACCCTGGAGCAGTCCGCCGCCGGGATCAAGGCGATCGCGACCTGGCACGCCACCCGGACCATCCAGACCTGCCGGGAGGCCTGCGGCGGCGCCGGCTACCTGGAGGAGAACCTGCTGCCCGCGCTGAAGGCCGACACCGACGTGTTCACCACCTTCGAGGGTGACAACACGGTGCTGCTGCAGCTGCTGGCCAAGGAGCTGCTGTCGGACTACGGGCGGACGATCCGCAGGGGCAATCCGCTGCAGATCGCGCCGCTGCTCGGCCGCCAGCTCGCGGGCGTGCTGTCCGAGCGGACCGGGCTGGCCTCGGCGACCCGGCGGCTGCCGCTGCGCGGCCTGGACCTGTCCGACCGGGAGCGCCGCCGCGCGCTGATGCGGGTGCGCCGCGACGACACACTGGCCGCCGCGATCCGGAGCCTGGCACCGGCGATGCGCACCGGCAACGACGAGTTCACCGTCTTCAACGCCAACCAGGACCTGCTGCTGACCTCGGCCCGCGCGCACGTCGACACGCTCGTCGAGGAGTCGTTCACCGCGGCGCTGAGCCGGATCGACGACGACGGGGTGCGGTCGCTGCTGGAGCGGGTCTACGACCTGCACGTGCTCGACGTGATCGACCGCGAGCGGGCCTGGTACCTGGAGACCGGCCGATTGACGGCCGCCGAGTCCCGCTCGATCCGCCCGCTGGTCAACGAGCTGTGCGGGGAGCTGCAGCCCTACGCCCGCACGCTGGTCGACGCGTTCGGCATCCCGGAGAACCTGCTGGCCTGCCCGATGCTCGACGACGAGGCGTGGGCGCCCGCGCCGGGGAGCCCGGCCGAACCGGTCACGGACCAGGTCGAGACGGGCTGACCCGGCACGGGCGGACGCACCTCAGGCCGCGAGACCCAGTGCGTCGAGCACGCCGCCGACGGTCGACAGCAGGTCGGCGACGGTGGAGTCGACGTACTCGGCGATCGGGGTGATCTCGGCGGCGCTGGCCGAGCCGGCGAGGCCCAGCATCAGCAGCGGGGCGGCCAGGCCGGCGACGGTGATTCCGGCGATGCGGCGCTTGCTCATGGGGAGGTTTCCCTTCGGGGAGCGGATGTGACCGGGTCATCGTGTGTCGGCCGAAGCGGATCTTCCAGACATCCGACGGAGATGTAACCGCGCGCTTACACCCATTCGGCCGGGGCAATCCGCCCGACATACGGACTCCGTCTCACTGCCGGACGGCGCATCGTCGATTAGTCCTGGACTATTTGTATCCAGGACTAGTAGTGTCCAGGACATGCGGATGGGACGCGGCGTGGAGTGGGCACTGCACTGCTGCGTCAATCTCGCGTGGGCGGGCTCGCCGGTACCCACCGTCCGGCTCGCCGGGCTCTACGGCCTGCCGGCGGCGTACCTGAACAAGCAGCTCCAGGCACTCGTCCGGGCCGGGGTGCTCGTCTCGGTACCCGGTCCGCGTGGCGGCTTCGCCCTGGAACGGGATCCGTCGCAGGTGACGCTGCTCGACGTCGTCGTCGCCCTGGAGGGGCCCGAGGACGCGTTCCGCTGCACCTCGATCCTGGCCGCCGGCCCGGACGGCGATCCCGCCAGGGACTACGCCGACTCCTGCGCGATCTCGCTGAGCATGCGCGGGGCCGAGCTGGCCTGGCGGCGCGAGCTGGCGGCCCGCTCGCTCGCCGACGTCGCCACCGACGCCCTGCGCTACTCCCCGGATGCGGCCGACCGCGTCCGGAATGCACTCACCAGCTGAGGAGAGACCATGCAACCGCGAATGACCAAGCCGTACTCGCACGTCCCGGACAGCTACCGCGCGCTGTCCGAGCTGGAACGCTCCACCCGCGACGACACCGCACTCACCCACCGGGTTCAGGAGCTGGTGCGACTGCGGGCCAGCCAGATCAACGGCTGCGGGTTCTGCGTCGACATGCACTCGCACGACGCGCTCGCCG is from Pseudonocardia autotrophica and encodes:
- a CDS encoding MaoC family dehydratase, whose amino-acid sequence is MAGDTDVTELSGPPALGPLYAAAAVRTALPGRAATLPDRALVRRGIEVDPAHLVDYARVCGFRVGDTLPITYPHMLTFPLQVALMAERSFPLPLPGLVHLANRITVHRPVGVSETLDVRVHAEHLTAHPKGARVDLVGVASAAGTAVWESRSTYLSRGSRAPSVEQGPAVPDPEVPTGPAAALWRVPGDIGRRYAAVSGDVNPIHLHPLTAKAMGFPRAIAHGMWTAARVAAALEGRWPDTPTFDVTFRKPLLLPSAAELVTARDGDAWRFAVRGAGKPERIHLAGRIGG
- a CDS encoding 3-oxoacyl-ACP reductase translates to MNDVLASLSNTGIAKQLGVPRVPVLRRHRPGDPLLAGPVLVASAGGAGGRFAKAVAAFVEENGQPVVGAAGEERLHGVVVDLSEARTLADLAAAQQLLTPAVRKLGPSGRLLLIGAEPADAFESGGAEAAAVAQALDGLVRSVAKELRAGATANLVVVAAGAPPVAIDSSVRFFLSARSAYVDGQVVHVAAPIGVLPEPAEVDDPLAEERPLAGRVAVVTGAARGIGASIADTLARDGATIVAVDVPAAGQRLADTANRTGGTALQLDITAADAADRLLTHLADRHGGVDLVVHNAGITRDKLLANMTADRWDAVLAVNLGAQLAINDALLAGGSPLREAGRVVCVSSQSGIAGNRGQTNYAASKAGVIGMVRALAPRFAERGATINAVAPGFIETDMTATMPLATREGGRRINSLRQGGLPVDVAEAIGWFGRAESGGLNGQIVRVCGQSMLGA
- a CDS encoding acetyl-CoA C-acetyltransferase, which translates into the protein MPASTRRAAVIGGNRIPFARANRAYAGASNLDMLTTTLDGLVARFGLAGERLGEVVAGAVLKHSRDFNLTREAVLGSRLNPATAAYDVQQACGTGLEATIAVANKIALGQIESGVAGGVDTASDAPIALNDDLRRVLVKLNAARTPLDRLKLVGQLRPGQIVPEIPQNSEPRTGLSMGEHAARTALEWGIGRTEQDELTVRSHRNLAAAYERGFFDDLLTPYLKLTRDDNLRADSSVDKLAKLKPVFGKGPDATMTAGNSTPLTDGAALVLLGSDEWAAEHRLPVLAHVVDAETSGVDYVHGGGACGADHQHGGGARGADHQHGPDGLLTAPVFAVPRLLERNGLSLQDFDLYEIHEAFASVVLVQRKAWEDARFCKERLGRDAPLGAIDDAKLNVAGSSLAAGHPFAATGGRIVATLAKLLRERADTEGRDQRGLISICAAGGQGVVAILEAKK
- a CDS encoding TetR family transcriptional regulator, encoding MKVGRDRRDSRWDAHREQRRVQLVAAAIGAIRHQGAGLGMDEIAAAAGTSKTVIYRHFGDRSGLYAAICESVADVLLTEVRRATADALADPAGGPRAAVGAGIDAYLRLIEIDPELYRFVVHRPLLSQGPAAGRRAPRDDGSTDPVNDLVTVIGDEIATVIGAHVTGDDGPSAARIWGHAIVGLVRGAADDWLARPDGTTRDRLTAHLTDLAWSGLSGLAPHVQEVQK
- a CDS encoding acyl-CoA dehydrogenase family protein, yielding MTPTGTLPAPDRIPADALRDVVDGRWADVRRETRDQLATAGVLADPDASSEEYRARITEALKILTASGRPHSGFAPSVGGRGDVGGVVTAFAMLAYGDLSLLVKAGVQWGLFGGAVQVLGTEGHHERYLRRIVDGELLGCFAMTETGHGSDVQHLHTTATYDRASGEFVVHTPYPQARKEYIGNAARDGRMAVVFAQLVTDAGTHGVHAFLVPIRDSDGNPAAGVTIGDDGRKAGLNGVDNGRLSFERVRIPRENLLNRFADVAEDGTYSSPIENETARFFTMLGTLVRGRISVAGGAGGATQKALALAVRFGERRRQFSNPSTGEEIAVLDYLAHQRKLLPALATTFALHFTQESLVSRMHDIQAPGAAPVGAREQRTLEQSAAGIKAIATWHATRTIQTCREACGGAGYLEENLLPALKADTDVFTTFEGDNTVLLQLLAKELLSDYGRTIRRGNPLQIAPLLGRQLAGVLSERTGLASATRRLPLRGLDLSDRERRRALMRVRRDDTLAAAIRSLAPAMRTGNDEFTVFNANQDLLLTSARAHVDTLVEESFTAALSRIDDDGVRSLLERVYDLHVLDVIDRERAWYLETGRLTAAESRSIRPLVNELCGELQPYARTLVDAFGIPENLLACPMLDDEAWAPAPGSPAEPVTDQVETG
- a CDS encoding RrF2 family transcriptional regulator; protein product: MRMGRGVEWALHCCVNLAWAGSPVPTVRLAGLYGLPAAYLNKQLQALVRAGVLVSVPGPRGGFALERDPSQVTLLDVVVALEGPEDAFRCTSILAAGPDGDPARDYADSCAISLSMRGAELAWRRELAARSLADVATDALRYSPDAADRVRNALTS